One window of the Lactococcus lactis genome contains the following:
- a CDS encoding universal stress protein, with translation MAKQYKKILVPVDGSDQAYNAVREGVMLAQWSEAELIVLTVKDLVRYYGIANYGIVETPGLDKLANDILLKVGSIIPAESKFKTQILSGSPKREIVQYAKENDIDLIVMGATGAGAFDRLLAGSTTNYVVNHAPCGVTIVQG, from the coding sequence ATGGCGAAACAGTATAAAAAAATATTAGTTCCTGTCGATGGTTCTGACCAAGCTTATAATGCGGTTCGAGAAGGAGTGATGTTAGCGCAATGGTCTGAAGCGGAGTTAATTGTATTGACCGTTAAAGATTTAGTGCGATATTATGGCATTGCTAACTATGGTATTGTTGAGACTCCAGGATTGGATAAGTTGGCAAATGATATTTTACTCAAAGTAGGCTCTATTATTCCAGCAGAATCTAAATTCAAAACGCAAATTTTATCGGGTTCTCCAAAACGAGAAATTGTTCAATATGCTAAGGAAAACGATATTGATTTAATTGTCATGGGGGCAACAGGAGCAGGAGCGTTTGATAGATTACTTGCAGGATCTACGACGAATTATGTTGTCAATCATGCACCTTGTGGTGTAACTATCGTTCAAGGATAA
- a CDS encoding TMEM175 family protein, producing the protein MNKSRIEALTDGIFAVVMTLTVLEFKVPEDGNLFSPNVLLMLLIYVTTFVALASIWNSLHHVMTFIKSNKIDELILWSNHWILLIVCLFPFSTVAHAEHPNSLTASLAYVSTYLIPWISLIVFSQIIYKQYNGSATLRKRNLERIKIFLVFLLPGALISLVWLYALPIVTILMAINWGRHSNFD; encoded by the coding sequence ATGAATAAAAGCAGAATAGAGGCGCTTACTGACGGAATATTTGCCGTAGTAATGACCCTAACAGTTTTAGAATTTAAAGTCCCAGAAGACGGAAATCTTTTTTCACCCAATGTATTACTTATGCTCCTTATTTATGTCACTACTTTTGTTGCTCTTGCTTCCATTTGGAACTCACTGCACCATGTAATGACATTTATCAAATCAAATAAAATTGATGAGTTAATTCTCTGGTCTAATCATTGGATTCTACTTATTGTTTGTCTCTTCCCCTTTTCAACTGTTGCACACGCAGAACATCCAAACTCTTTGACTGCAAGTTTAGCCTATGTTTCAACCTATTTAATTCCTTGGATTAGTTTGATTGTTTTCAGTCAAATAATTTATAAACAATACAATGGGAGTGCTACTCTTCGAAAGAGAAATCTGGAAAGAATTAAAATCTTTCTAGTCTTTTTACTACCTGGAGCTCTGATATCACTTGTTTGGTTGTACGCTCTGCCAATAGTGACTATTTTAATGGCAATAAATTGGGGAAGACATAGCAATTTTGATTAA
- the arsC gene encoding arsenate reductase (thioredoxin), with protein MKKVYFLCTGNSCRSQIAEGYGHKNLEGWEVRSAGIETHGLNPRAVKVMAEEGIDISSQKSELIDLDYFNECDLIITLCGDALDKYPMIPKGVNHEHWDLQDPACATGTETEILAEFRKTRDLIKEKVKMIEK; from the coding sequence ATGAAAAAAGTATATTTTCTTTGTACAGGTAACTCTTGTCGTTCTCAAATTGCCGAAGGTTATGGGCATAAAAATTTGGAAGGGTGGGAGGTTCGGTCCGCAGGGATAGAAACGCATGGTTTAAATCCCCGTGCAGTTAAAGTAATGGCAGAAGAGGGAATAGATATTTCTTCTCAGAAATCTGAGCTAATTGATTTAGATTATTTTAATGAATGTGATTTGATAATTACTTTATGTGGAGATGCTCTTGATAAATATCCGATGATTCCTAAAGGAGTTAATCACGAACACTGGGACTTACAAGACCCTGCTTGTGCGACAGGGACAGAAACAGAAATTTTGGCTGAGTTTAGAAAAACAAGAGATTTAATAAAAGAAAAAGTTAAAATGATTGAAAAATGA
- a CDS encoding TraX family protein, with the protein MKQRFGLSGYQLKIIAIIFMLLDHIYLEVLLGLPGIPDFSILDMASRFVSPLFFFLMIEGFFYTRSRKKYLTRLLVAGAVMALGNLVIHYLMNVSISFFTILNPNIFLSLACGFGAVWLLDTIIEKKKILLIFPLIFVSALSIFTEASLVALILPYLMYASRKSGKDWILYIGTLLLSILFLLQAFSFDTSMSLWQSISLNPEFLIITVLPFIYLYNGKKGGRSSTFEKYFFYGFYPIHIWILFIIGHLLNH; encoded by the coding sequence TTGAAACAACGTTTTGGTTTATCTGGCTATCAACTTAAAATAATAGCAATCATCTTCATGCTACTTGACCATATTTACCTAGAAGTTCTTCTAGGACTTCCTGGGATACCCGATTTTTCTATCTTAGATATGGCATCCCGATTTGTCTCTCCTCTCTTCTTTTTTCTAATGATTGAAGGGTTCTTTTATACCCGAAGTCGAAAAAAATATCTAACACGCCTTCTAGTTGCTGGAGCAGTCATGGCTCTCGGAAATTTAGTCATACATTATCTCATGAATGTCTCCATAAGTTTTTTTACTATCCTTAATCCAAATATCTTTCTGAGTTTAGCCTGTGGTTTTGGTGCTGTATGGCTCCTTGATACTATTATAGAAAAGAAGAAAATATTGCTGATTTTTCCGCTCATTTTCGTTTCAGCTCTTTCAATATTTACAGAAGCAAGTTTAGTTGCTCTAATCCTTCCATATTTAATGTACGCATCACGTAAAAGTGGAAAAGATTGGATTCTTTATATTGGTACACTACTTTTATCAATCTTATTTCTTCTACAGGCCTTTTCTTTTGACACTTCCATGTCGCTTTGGCAAAGTATTTCTCTTAACCCAGAATTCCTAATCATCACCGTTCTTCCTTTTATTTACCTATACAATGGCAAAAAGGGTGGTCGCTCTTCAACCTTTGAAAAATATTTTTTCTATGGTTTTTATCCAATACATATCTGGATTTTATTTATTATTGGTCACTTACTAAACCACTAA
- a CDS encoding DUF1304 domain-containing protein, protein MISLILIIIVGIEHLLFGFIEMFGGTKLQADAFGFDESELKNKTLQVALSNQGIYNLGFGLMIIVLAIMNAATSVFIIAMLFVILVGIYGALTVTKKILFVQALPALVTLIVLLLSL, encoded by the coding sequence ATGATATCACTTATTTTAATAATTATTGTAGGAATAGAGCATTTATTGTTTGGATTTATTGAGATGTTTGGAGGAACAAAGTTACAAGCTGACGCTTTTGGTTTTGATGAATCTGAATTAAAAAATAAGACATTACAGGTTGCGCTCTCCAACCAAGGGATTTATAACCTTGGTTTTGGTTTGATGATTATAGTACTAGCCATAATGAATGCAGCTACTTCCGTTTTTATTATTGCGATGCTTTTTGTCATCTTAGTTGGAATCTATGGTGCTTTGACAGTGACGAAAAAAATATTATTTGTTCAAGCTTTACCGGCACTTGTAACTTTAATAGTTCTTTTGCTATCGCTTTGA